A window of the Lactuca sativa cultivar Salinas chromosome 7, Lsat_Salinas_v11, whole genome shotgun sequence genome harbors these coding sequences:
- the LOC128127384 gene encoding uncharacterized protein LOC128127384, with the protein MDSTSPCPDDKSVVSLKPYRPPLPFPIRAIPDEKVKAYRAFMEHVKALQVNIPFVETIVQTPKYLNLLKGLFTARKDMAEVAELVLNELPEKKGDSGSISVPCQFGNILATQALTDSGASINLMPFSFFKKMNLPEPRFINMKIHLADKTIIRPRGVCEDLLIKVDKFVFPVDFVVLDIEEDPEIPIILGRPFLNTACALIDVCESTLTLRVGDESAVFKAISEVKQQETRKGEVSSIDLDDEILQKELALLQEEDPSKFLLSSGGNDDVEKDLEEIEKMLKGTDSENTVECDEFAPPRRVKSTYSTSPDENLRNLNYLDLTVTSPLPDLDMNIFPNSLEDQAA; encoded by the coding sequence atggactcgacgagtccatgccctgaTGACAAATCTGTTGTATCCTTAAAGCCTTACAGGCCTCCTTTACCATTTCCAATCCGAGCCATACCTGATGAAAAGGTCAAAGCATACAGAGCCTTCATGGAACATGTTAAAGCCCTTCAAGTCAACATCCCATTTGTTGAAACGATAGTTCAAACACCCAAATACTTAAACTTGCTTAAGGGTCTTTTTACTGCTAGGAAAGATATGGCGGAAGTGGCGGAATTAGTATTGAATGAACTACCAGAAAAGAAGGGCGATTCGGGAAGCATCTCGGTTCCTTGCCAATTTGGAAATATACTTGCTACTCAAGCGTTGACCGATTCGGGTGCAAGTATTAACTTAATGCCTTTTTCTTTCTTCAAGAAGATGAATTTACCGGAGCCGAGGTTTAttaatatgaagatccatttggcggacaagACAATAATTCGTCCAAGAggtgtttgtgaagatctcctcATAAAAGTGGATAAATTTGTATTTCCCGTGGACTTTGTAGTGCTTGACAtagaagaagaccccgaaattccaattattttggggagaccATTTTTGAATACCGCATGCGCATTGATAGATGTATGCGAGTCCACACTAACATTGAGGGTAGGAGACGAGTCAGCTGTGTTCAAAGCTATATCAGAGGTTAAGCAACAAGAAACAAGAAAAGGAGAAGTTTCCTCCATTGATTTGGATGATGAAATACTCCAAAAAGAGCTTGCACTACTACAAGAAGAAGACCCAAGTAAATTCCTACTATCTTCTGGAGGTAATGATGATGTTGAAAAAGACTTAGAGGAGATAGAGAAGATGCTGAAGGGAACTGATTCAGAAAACACAGTGGAATGTGATGAATTCGCTCCGCCTCGCCGAGTCAAGTCgacatactcgacgagtccagacgAAAATCTTAGAAACCTGAATTATCTTGACCTGACTGTCACCAGTCCCTTGCCTGATTTGGACATGAATATTTTTCCTAATTCTTTAGAAGATCAAGCAGCATAA